One window from the genome of Ananas comosus cultivar F153 unplaced genomic scaffold, ASM154086v1, whole genome shotgun sequence encodes:
- the LOC109704897 gene encoding uncharacterized protein LOC109704897: MFPLHFHYEDVSRQDPLLKPNHANVMEVPGSFEIRLVPKAASDFRIQFGKLAMEIPRGQRFIQTERGPYFKAGKSFRSNPFLGSNKDKKGYVSDFARQSALRGHGMSNFLVRISTVMSMFDSPVVLRENPIQFSMETEFCEFSPELEDHFEIFEHIRGFNVTIVTSANTQDETLPPWSGFLQKDEGQ, from the coding sequence ATGTTTCCACTCCATTTTCATTACGAAGATGTATCACGTCAGGATCCGTTGCTCAAACCGAATCACGCCAATGTTATGGAAGTTCCTGGATCGTTTGAAATAAGATTAGTACCAAAAGCAGCCTCTGATTTCAGAATCCAATTTGGAAAATTGGCTATGGAGATTCCGCGCGGTCAGAGATTCATACAGACAGAAAGGGGCCCTTATTTCAAAGCAGGAAAGTCGTTTCGATCCAATCCATTCTTGGGGtcaaataaagacaaaaaaggATATGTCAGTGACTTTGCACGACAAAGCGCTCTCCGAGGGCATGGAATGTCCAATTTTTTGGTCAGAATCTCGACAGTAATGTCTATGTTTGATTCTCCGGTCGTTTTACGGGAAAACCCCATTCAATTCTCGATGGAAACGGAGTTTTGCGAATTCTCCCCGGAACTGGAAGATCATTTCGAGATCTTCGAGCATATTCGAGGGTTCAATGTGACTATTGTCACTTCGGCCAACACACAAGATGAGACTTTACCACCGTGGAGCGGCTTTTTGCAAAAAGATGAGGGTCAGTAA